The Campylobacterota bacterium genome window below encodes:
- the rpsP gene encoding 30S ribosomal protein S16, which produces MATVIRLTRMGRKKQPFYRIAVTDSRKRRDGGWIELIGYYNPMTDPITTKIDEERLNYWLSVGAQMSDRVKKITGK; this is translated from the coding sequence ATGGCAACCGTCATTCGCTTGACCCGTATGGGACGTAAAAAACAACCTTTCTACCGTATCGCGGTAACTGACAGCCGCAAACGCCGTGACGGCGGATGGATCGAACTGATCGGATACTACAACCCGATGACCGATCCTATCACGACGAAAATCGACGAAGAGCGTCTGAACTACTGGCTGAGCGTCGGCGCTCAAATGTCTGACCGCGTTAAAAAAATTACCGGTAAATAA
- the ffh gene encoding signal recognition particle protein — protein sequence MFDTLTESFTSAIRKIRFHDDEKALTKALGELKKALLKADVHHKVVKELIDSVELQTKQNGIGKDQFLDALRTSLHALLEVPGKSGFVYAPVSPTVILMTGLQGSGKTTTTGKLANWLKVRQKKKVLVVAADLQRLAAVEQLRQVCGAIDVELYADDATKNPVEVVKGAMEHARKGLVDVVLIDTAGRLAIDEALMEELAEVKAAANPHEIFYVADSLAGQDAVRTAATFNEKIGIDGVILTKYDGDSRGGVALGIASQIQVPLRFIGAGEKMEDLEIFLPDRIVNRLMGLGDIEGLAEKTASVIDEKKAKQLTKKIKKGEFNFNDFLEQMESLKKMGSMKSLIGMIPGMGNMASALKDFDLENSGELKKIKALVSSMTMKEREDPELLNNSRKARLAKGAGLSIIEVNRILKQFKNASKMAKKFSGKEGMKNLQSMMGQMKGMQLPR from the coding sequence AAAGCGCTTCTCAAAGCGGATGTTCACCACAAAGTCGTCAAAGAACTGATTGACTCCGTCGAACTCCAGACCAAGCAAAACGGAATCGGCAAGGACCAGTTCCTGGACGCTTTGCGTACGTCGCTGCATGCGCTGCTCGAAGTACCGGGGAAAAGCGGTTTCGTCTACGCCCCCGTCTCTCCGACGGTCATTTTGATGACCGGTCTGCAAGGATCGGGAAAAACGACGACGACCGGGAAGCTGGCGAACTGGCTCAAAGTGCGCCAGAAGAAAAAAGTCCTCGTCGTCGCGGCCGACCTCCAGCGTCTGGCGGCGGTCGAGCAGCTGCGGCAGGTGTGCGGCGCGATCGACGTCGAACTCTACGCCGACGATGCGACGAAAAATCCCGTCGAAGTGGTCAAAGGGGCGATGGAACACGCCCGTAAAGGGCTTGTTGACGTCGTACTCATCGATACCGCCGGACGCCTTGCGATCGACGAGGCGCTGATGGAGGAACTTGCCGAAGTCAAAGCGGCGGCCAACCCGCACGAAATTTTCTACGTTGCCGACTCTTTGGCGGGGCAGGATGCCGTCCGTACCGCCGCGACGTTCAACGAGAAAATCGGGATCGACGGTGTCATCCTCACCAAGTACGACGGCGACTCCAGAGGAGGCGTGGCCCTGGGCATCGCGTCGCAGATCCAGGTCCCCCTGCGCTTTATCGGTGCCGGGGAGAAGATGGAAGATCTCGAGATTTTCCTTCCCGACCGCATCGTCAACCGTCTGATGGGCTTGGGAGACATCGAAGGGCTGGCCGAGAAGACCGCTTCGGTGATCGATGAAAAGAAAGCCAAACAGCTGACCAAAAAGATCAAAAAGGGGGAGTTCAACTTTAATGACTTCCTCGAGCAGATGGAGAGCCTCAAAAAAATGGGGAGCATGAAATCGCTGATCGGGATGATCCCGGGGATGGGGAACATGGCTTCCGCGCTCAAGGATTTTGATCTGGAAAACTCCGGCGAGCTCAAAAAGATCAAGGCCCTCGTTTCGTCGATGACGATGAAAGAGCGCGAAGACCCTGAGCTGCTCAACAACAGCCGCAAAGCCCGTCTTGCCAAAGGGGCGGGGTTGTCGATCATCGAAGTCAACCGGATCCTCAAACAGTTCAAAAACGCATCGAAAATGGCGAAAAAGTTTTCGGGCAAAGAGGGGATGAAGAATCTGCAGAGCATGATGGGGCAGATGAAAGGGATGCAGCTTCCGCGCTGA